From a region of the Deltaproteobacteria bacterium genome:
- a CDS encoding GAF domain-containing protein encodes MAANPSHIERLNRIGIALSSETNLDSLLSLIVTEARGFTHADAGSLYTLENDTLFFRVAQNDTLDAKGAKSAFKPVPIALSNLSIAGYVALSGKLLHIEDVYSPPADAPYCFNADFDRQSGYRTRSMLVVPMRDPAGNILGVLQLINARDEEGRVTTFSRRFDSLNMSLASQAAVAIRNARLIASIKGLFEALIRYSASAIDARSPHTAGHSRRVAAYSLIIARAMNDASSGPFAETEFSRDSLERIGYAAWLHDIGKIGVPENILDKRFRLPAGKEEILESRFRLAGTLAELHALRKGCGPKEMEEVRALQDRLSQALERILAINAGNWLTDEDRALLSEIAETCYIDLDGNPQPLLTPYEMAYLSVQKGNLTGEEYSIMQGHVLHTLKIVENIPFTGHLARVPEIASSHHEMLDGSGYPQKLAGARIPLEARILAMVDIFDALTASDRPYRRAMPPEKACAILESDALAGRLDPDVVDLFVKNRLYEGLSEELARQGEQS; translated from the coding sequence ATGGCCGCTAATCCAAGCCATATCGAAAGGCTCAACCGGATAGGAATCGCCCTTTCCAGCGAAACCAACCTGGACAGCCTTCTTTCCCTCATCGTCACCGAGGCTAGGGGCTTCACCCACGCCGACGCGGGAAGCCTCTACACCCTTGAAAACGACACCCTTTTCTTCCGGGTGGCCCAGAACGACACCTTAGACGCCAAGGGGGCCAAAAGCGCCTTCAAGCCGGTTCCCATCGCCCTTTCCAACTTGAGCATCGCCGGATACGTGGCGCTTTCCGGCAAACTTCTGCACATAGAGGACGTTTACAGCCCTCCGGCGGACGCCCCCTACTGCTTCAACGCCGACTTCGACCGCCAGAGCGGCTACCGCACCCGGTCCATGCTGGTGGTCCCCATGCGGGACCCCGCCGGAAACATACTGGGGGTGCTTCAGCTTATCAACGCAAGAGACGAGGAAGGCCGGGTTACCACTTTTTCGCGCCGCTTCGACTCCCTCAACATGTCCCTTGCCTCACAGGCCGCCGTTGCCATACGTAACGCCCGCCTCATAGCCTCCATAAAGGGCCTTTTCGAGGCGCTCATACGCTATTCGGCTTCCGCCATCGACGCCCGGAGCCCCCACACCGCCGGCCATTCCAGGCGGGTGGCGGCTTATTCCCTGATAATTGCAAGGGCCATGAACGACGCCTCAAGCGGGCCTTTCGCGGAAACCGAATTTTCCAGGGACTCCCTGGAACGTATCGGCTACGCGGCATGGCTTCACGACATAGGCAAAATCGGGGTTCCCGAAAACATCCTGGACAAGCGTTTCAGGCTTCCCGCCGGTAAGGAGGAAATCCTGGAAAGCCGTTTCAGGCTGGCAGGAACCCTTGCGGAACTCCACGCCCTCAGAAAGGGATGCGGCCCAAAGGAGATGGAGGAGGTCCGCGCCCTTCAGGACCGGCTTTCCCAGGCTCTTGAAAGGATTCTGGCCATAAACGCCGGAAACTGGCTGACTGATGAAGACAGGGCGCTTTTAAGCGAAATAGCGGAAACCTGCTACATCGACCTGGACGGAAACCCGCAGCCCCTTCTGACGCCCTATGAGATGGCCTATCTTTCGGTGCAGAAGGGCAACCTTACGGGCGAGGAATACTCCATCATGCAGGGACATGTCCTGCACACCTTGAAAATCGTCGAAAACATCCCCTTCACCGGGCATCTGGCCAGGGTCCCTGAAATCGCGTCCAGCCACCACGAGATGCTGGACGGCTCCGGCTATCCCCAAAAGCTCGCCGGGGCCAGAATTCCCCTTGAAGCACGGATTCTGGCCATGGTGGACATCTTCGACGCCCTTACAGCCTCCGACAGGCCCTACCGCAGGGCCATGCCGCCTGAAAAAGCCTGCGCAATACTGGAGTCGGACGCCTTGGCCGGGCGGCTGGACCCGGACGTGGTGGATCTGTTCGTTAAAAACCGGCTTTACGAGGGGCTTTCGGAGGAACTTGCCAGGCAGGGGGAACAATCGTGA